CATTTTCCACCATAGATTTTCTCTTCAATTGCTTTTTTAGCATCACCAACTCCACAACCAATTACACTATTATCTCTGTACATAGTTGTAACTGTCCAATCATAGATTGCTTTAGCTTTTTCAAGTGGGGTTTTTGCATCTTTGATTATATTATCAGTAAATGCTTTCATTTTGTCACTTACTGGAATATGTTTAGTTCCTTCTAAGAACTTTTGAACATCTTTAGGGTAGTTCATATTATTTTTAGCAAGTTTTAGATTATGCTCTTTTTGCATAGTTACCATATCAATTGTAACAGTTAAGACTCTTTTTTTAGTCCCTTTATTCCATTTTGCATAAAGTACTTTTGTATCATAATCATTTTTTGCAATATATGCTTCTGCATAGTTTCCTTCATACTTTAAGTTTGCAACTTTTTGATATGAAGAATCAAGAGGAATTGGAACCCATAATTGAGTCTCTTCATCACTTGGTTTGATTTCAAATTTATTTGTAATTGTAAATTTTCTAGTACCTTCTTTGATTCCAAAAGCATTTGTCTCTTTTGCGCTTAAAAAGCTTGGGCTTACAAGCATAGTTGTAGTAAGTAGTGCTGAACCTTTTAAAAATGTTCTTCTTTCCATGGGTAATAACCTCTAATAGTATTTCGTCCTATCAAGAGATAAAGTAAATAAATTCACATTAACTCAAACCATAACCTATGGTCTTGAACTATATTTATCCCATAATGGTATTGTAAGATTTATAAACATGTGCTTAAAAAGTAAAAAATATTTTACCTAGCTTTAAACACCTTTTAATTAATTGAGTTGTAATATATTTTAAAATAACCTATGGAATAGGTACACATAAAGGTATAAAATGAAAACTTCAAAAAAAACTCTTTTTTTAAAATCAGATAAAGTCGGAGAAGGTGAATTAGGTTCAATGCTAATAAAAGGCTTTTTAAGTGCTATTATAGAACAAGAAAATACACCAGAATCTATTATTTGTGTGAATAGTGCTGTGCTTTTAACTACAGCTGATGAAGATAATGAAATTGTTGCTATTTTGAAAAAGATAGAAGAAAAAGGTGTTAAGATCTACTCTTGTGGAACTTGTCTTGATTATTATAATAAGAGAGATGATTTAAAAGTTGGAGTTGCGGGAAATGCAATGGATACGGTAAAATCTCTTCTAAGTGAAAATATAGTCTCTTTTAATTAATTCAATCAGCAGAAATCTTTTTCTGTTGATTAAATTTATACTTCTTGATAGATTTCATATCCACAAAGAGCAGCACCTATCGCTCCTGTTAGTTGAGGATATTTAGATGGCAGAATAGTTTTTTCTAATTTTTCAGATAAAAGGCTTACTAAAAAACTATCTAATGCTCCTCCACCTGTAAAGAGTATTACCTCACTTTTACAAGCAAACTTGTTAGCCATAGAGGCAAGTCTTGAAGCTATTGATTCATGTACAGCATAACAGATATTTGAAGCACTCTCTCTTTTTGCAATTAAAGAAACTACTTCAGATTCTGCAAAAACAGCACACATACTTGAAATGGATAATTTTTTATTAGCATCAAATCCAATCTTTGAAAATTCATCTAAATTTAGACCCATTCTATTTGCAGCTATTTCTAAAAACTTACCAGTTCCAGCAGCACATTTATCATTCATTTTAAAATCTACAAAACCGCCACTTTTATCTAGAAGTATTACCTTACTATCTTGTCCTCCCAAATCAATAACCATTTGGGCATCATTATTAAAAAAGTATGCACCTTTTGCATGTGCTTTTATTTCACTTATTACAAGACAGGAGAAGGTTTCTTCTATCATATGCCGACCATATCCTGTAGAAACTAGCATTTTTATATCTTTATCTTTTAGATATTTTTTTACTATTTCATCTTGATTTACAATAGTTGGAATAACACTCATATCAACTAGCTCTTTTTTTTCATTGATTCCACATATTTTAGTATATGTGGAACCAACATCAACACCCCAATACATTAGCTTTTTGATTTTAGTTTATTTGCTTTTTTCTTAAAAGAGATACTTTCTAAGAACGCTTCAACTCTTGTTTTTATTTGTCCGGCATCTTCAGGAGAATAATCTGATTCTATTACTAAACAAGGAATACCAGCTGCTTCTAAGGCTTCTGTTACTAGGAAAGATTCTATATTATATGTATGACAAAATGAGAGTGTATAATATATAACTCCATCAGCTTGTCTATCTTTATACATTTTTAAGATTTTATCAATTCTTGGCGTATTTGGAGTAAAACATGCACAATCAACTTCACTATATCTTTTCATTAGTTCACTCATCAAATCATCTTCATTTTTGATATTATCTATATCTACATTATCTTTATAATATCTATGTCCAATACATGATTCTTCATTTATAATAGCACCACCTGAACTTTCAACAGCAGTGTGAAGTTTCCAATTTGGTGGAGCAATAGGAGTTCCTAAAATCATAAGTCTTGGAGTATCTTTTTCAAATACTGAAATTTTATCTTCCACTCTTTTTTCTAATTCATCGCAAAGTTCATTTACTTTTTGTGTATATCTTTTTGGATCATCTAAAAATCCCATTTGAGTTACAAATAGTGCATCTTTTCCAGTTATTGGCATAACTTCTGGATTTAATCCTCTTAGTGAATCAAGTCTTAAAAGTGCTTTTCTTTTTTCATTTATGATTCTTGTTCCTTCTAACATCTCTTCAAGACTTAGTTTTTTTCCAGTAACTTCTTCAATATGTTCTTTAAATTCTATTATTTCCTCTTTCCACATTTTTAAATCTTTATCTCTTTTCATGTGTGGAATATTCATAACATGTACTGGATGATGTTTATTAAGGATTTCCCATGTTTTTTTCTTAGCTTCACAGGTTGTTTCACCATATATGAAATCAGAAGATTGAGTATATGCACAGGTTCTTTGAAGTTTAAATCCATGAGCTGATTTGATTAAAGGACAGATATTTCTTGGAAGTTCAGTTTCTGCATCTGCTATTGTTGCAGGGCTTCCACCACATAAACCAAAACATGCACCACCAGCTCCTACAATAATCTCTTCTGGTACAAAGATACAAAATGCACCAACAGATGGTTTTTTTTGTTTTCTAAGTTCATTGATTTCAGCAATTCTTTGACCTTGAATTTCACTCATAAACCAATCAAAGTATTTCATAGCCTCTGGTCTATTTTTTTGAGACATAAATTGAGCTTTATAAGATTCAAGTCCCATATTCATCATTTTTGCATGTCTATCAACATCAACATTAATTTCTGAAAGTAATTTTCTGTGTTCTTCTACACTCATAATTTTTCCTTGTAATATAATTATTATTTATACATGAAAAAAAGAAAATATTATAGATAAGCTTTTAATTCATGTATGTCTAAGCCTTAGACCATAAAAAGCAAAAAATTTAAAACAATTTTTAATCTTAAATTTTACTTAGTAAATAAAACTATATTCACTTTTTAATAAACAAAAGCTTAAAAAGTAAAAATTACTTTACTATATGTTAAATCTATATTTAACTAAAAAAAGATATAATCTCACTAATTAATTTGCATTAACTCATGGATTGGGTTTACATAAAATGTGATACTCTCTATTTGATATAAACTAATCCATAAAATGCATTTACAAGGGAAATAATGAACAACAGATATAAATTAACAAAATTTGTTCAAGCTGCTGGTTGAGCTGCAAAGATGGGTCCGGGTGATCTTAAACAGTCTCTTTGTAATCTTAGACCGACAGATGAAAAAGTTTTAGTAAGTTTTGAAAATAGTGAAGATGCTTGTGTTTATCAAATAAGTGAAGATAATGCTTTAGTTCAAACACTTGACTTTATTACTCCAGTTGTTGATGATCCTTATATTTATGGGAAAATAGCTGCTGCAAATTCACTTAGTGATATTTTTGCTATGGGTGCTGAAGTAAAAACAGCTATGAATATAGTTGGTTTTGATGCAAAAAACCATGGAAGAGAAGTATTAGCTGAAATTTTAAATGGTGGAAATGAGAAAATAAAAGAGTGTGGTGGAGTTTTGATGGGGGGACATACTATTGAAAGCCCTGAAATGTATTATGGATTATCAGTAACTGGTATGATTCATCCAAATAACATATATAGAAATAACACAGCCAAAATAGGGCATGTATTGGTTCTTACCAAACCAATAGGAATGGGTATTTTAACTACAGCTATTAAAAGAGATTTATTAAGTGATGAAACAACAATGGAAGCAATAAAAATAATGGAGACATTAAATTATTTACCATCAAAAATATTAAGACAATATGATGTGAGCTCTTGTACAGATATTACTGGATTTGGACTTATTGGACATGCCTTTGAATCAACAAATCCTACGACTACATTTGCAATACATTGTGGTGAAGTTCCAGTTATGCAAGATGCTTATGATTTAGCACAGCAAGGTGTAGTTCCAGGTGGAACAAAAAGAAATCTAAAATATCTAGAAGATAAGATGACTGTAATGTGTGCAGATAGTGCTTGTAAACTTATGTATTGTGATGCTCAAACATCAGGTGGCTTATTGGTTGCTATGGATAAAGATGATGCAAAAGAGTATATAAAAAAAGTAGAAGAGTTAACTTATGGTTATGCAAAAATTATAGGGGAAGTTATTCCAAGGGGAGTCACACCAATTATGATTTATTAATTGGCGAGAAGATGAAGGAATCGAACCTCCCACGGCGTATTACACATAAACCGTCAATCAGGGTTGAAGCCTGTGGTGCCCACCAGGTACACTTATCTCCCAAAGTAAGAGGGAAATCTTACATTAAA
This portion of the Arcobacter nitrofigilis DSM 7299 genome encodes:
- the selD gene encoding selenide, water dikinase SelD, translated to MNNRYKLTKFVQAAGUAAKMGPGDLKQSLCNLRPTDEKVLVSFENSEDACVYQISEDNALVQTLDFITPVVDDPYIYGKIAAANSLSDIFAMGAEVKTAMNIVGFDAKNHGREVLAEILNGGNEKIKECGGVLMGGHTIESPEMYYGLSVTGMIHPNNIYRNNTAKIGHVLVLTKPIGMGILTTAIKRDLLSDETTMEAIKIMETLNYLPSKILRQYDVSSCTDITGFGLIGHAFESTNPTTTFAIHCGEVPVMQDAYDLAQQGVVPGGTKRNLKYLEDKMTVMCADSACKLMYCDAQTSGGLLVAMDKDDAKEYIKKVEELTYGYAKIIGEVIPRGVTPIMIY
- a CDS encoding acyl-CoA dehydratase activase; amino-acid sequence: MYWGVDVGSTYTKICGINEKKELVDMSVIPTIVNQDEIVKKYLKDKDIKMLVSTGYGRHMIEETFSCLVISEIKAHAKGAYFFNNDAQMVIDLGGQDSKVILLDKSGGFVDFKMNDKCAAGTGKFLEIAANRMGLNLDEFSKIGFDANKKLSISSMCAVFAESEVVSLIAKRESASNICYAVHESIASRLASMANKFACKSEVILFTGGGALDSFLVSLLSEKLEKTILPSKYPQLTGAIGAALCGYEIYQEV
- the yedF gene encoding sulfurtransferase-like selenium metabolism protein YedF, which produces MKTSKKTLFLKSDKVGEGELGSMLIKGFLSAIIEQENTPESIICVNSAVLLTTADEDNEIVAILKKIEEKGVKIYSCGTCLDYYNKRDDLKVGVAGNAMDTVKSLLSENIVSFN
- a CDS encoding transglutaminase-like domain-containing protein, with protein sequence MERRTFLKGSALLTTTMLVSPSFLSAKETNAFGIKEGTRKFTITNKFEIKPSDEETQLWVPIPLDSSYQKVANLKYEGNYAEAYIAKNDYDTKVLYAKWNKGTKKRVLTVTIDMVTMQKEHNLKLAKNNMNYPKDVQKFLEGTKHIPVSDKMKAFTDNIIKDAKTPLEKAKAIYDWTVTTMYRDNSVIGCGVGDAKKAIEEKIYGGKCTDISSVFVTLLRNANIPAREVFGIRVGKSKIAKACGKADANGLAKITGGQHCRAEFYLSGLGWVPADPADVTKVRLAEKLTNADQKVKDAKKFMFGNWEMNWVAFNYARDFVLNPKPAQYPLNMLGYPYAENGEDPLDYYDAKNFSYSYISQEHK
- a CDS encoding double-cubane-cluster-containing anaerobic reductase, with the translated sequence MSVEEHRKLLSEINVDVDRHAKMMNMGLESYKAQFMSQKNRPEAMKYFDWFMSEIQGQRIAEINELRKQKKPSVGAFCIFVPEEIIVGAGGACFGLCGGSPATIADAETELPRNICPLIKSAHGFKLQRTCAYTQSSDFIYGETTCEAKKKTWEILNKHHPVHVMNIPHMKRDKDLKMWKEEIIEFKEHIEEVTGKKLSLEEMLEGTRIINEKRKALLRLDSLRGLNPEVMPITGKDALFVTQMGFLDDPKRYTQKVNELCDELEKRVEDKISVFEKDTPRLMILGTPIAPPNWKLHTAVESSGGAIINEESCIGHRYYKDNVDIDNIKNEDDLMSELMKRYSEVDCACFTPNTPRIDKILKMYKDRQADGVIYYTLSFCHTYNIESFLVTEALEAAGIPCLVIESDYSPEDAGQIKTRVEAFLESISFKKKANKLKSKS